A DNA window from Bradyrhizobium sp. CCBAU 53421 contains the following coding sequences:
- a CDS encoding MetQ/NlpA family ABC transporter substrate-binding protein produces MSFRPVLILATLLAAWSTHVAAETIKIGVTPGPHAQILEAVKPIAAKGGLDIQLIEFSDYVVPNAALDAGDIQANSFQNQPYLDNQKADRGYKIEAVGLTVNFPIGVYSKKHKSWTDVPDGAKVSIPNDPTNGGRVLLLLRDKGVIKLKDGVGFKPTVLDVTENPKKLKFVEVDAAQAPRALDDVDAAAINTNYATQAGLDPVKDPILREDPKGPYVNLIAVRAADKDKPWVKILVDSYHSPEVKEFVLTKFKGAVLPGW; encoded by the coding sequence ATGTCATTTCGTCCCGTCCTGATCCTCGCAACCTTGCTCGCCGCCTGGTCGACACACGTCGCAGCCGAGACGATCAAGATCGGCGTGACGCCGGGACCGCATGCGCAAATCCTCGAAGCCGTGAAGCCGATCGCGGCCAAGGGAGGGCTCGACATTCAGCTGATCGAGTTCTCCGACTATGTCGTGCCGAATGCAGCGCTCGATGCCGGTGACATCCAGGCCAACTCATTTCAGAACCAGCCGTACCTCGACAATCAGAAGGCGGACCGCGGCTACAAGATCGAAGCGGTGGGCCTGACGGTCAACTTCCCGATCGGGGTCTATTCGAAGAAGCACAAGAGCTGGACCGATGTTCCGGATGGCGCGAAGGTCTCGATACCGAACGACCCGACGAACGGCGGCCGGGTCCTGCTTCTGCTGCGCGACAAGGGTGTGATCAAGCTCAAGGACGGCGTCGGCTTCAAGCCGACGGTCCTCGATGTCACCGAGAATCCCAAGAAGCTGAAGTTCGTCGAGGTCGATGCGGCGCAGGCGCCGCGCGCGCTCGACGATGTCGACGCCGCAGCCATCAACACCAATTATGCGACCCAGGCCGGGCTCGATCCGGTCAAGGATCCGATCCTGCGCGAAGACCCGAAAGGCCCCTACGTCAATCTGATTGCGGTTCGCGCCGCCGACAAGGACAAGCCCTGGGTCAAGATCCTGGTCGACAGCTATCACTCGCCGGAGGTCAAGGAATTCGTTCTGACCAAGTTCAAGGGCGCTGTGTTGCCGGGCTGGTGA